One Polaribacter reichenbachii genomic window, TCAGGTGCATTTTTACCTGGAGATCAAATGGCTTTAGAAAATGATTTCAAAAAAGCATTAAATGCCGATTTTGGAATTGATTTTCATAGTTTATTTGCCATTACAAATTTGCCAATCAGTCGTTTTTTAGATTATTTAATCGCATCAGAAAACTATGAAGATTATATGTTTTCTTTGATAGAAGCGTATAATCCTACTGCAGTAGCAAATGTAATGTGTACAAATACTCTTTCTGTAAGTTGGGATGGTTGGTTGTACGATTGCGATTTTAATCAAATGCTAAATCTTAAGGTAGCTAGTACAGTAAAACACATTTCTGAGTATAATGAAGAAGTTTTACTAAACAGAAATATAATTATCAATCAACATTGTTATGGTTGTACTGCTGGCGCAGGTAGTAGCTGTCAAGGAGTTGTTGCGTAATATAATTCTGCAAGGTGTTCTCAAAGTATAAATGTTTCTTACAGGTGTAATAATTCAACCAACTAATTAGAGTAAAACGACAAGGTTTTAGCAACTTTGTATCAATAAAAATTTGAACAATAAAACTGCCATATTAATTTTTGCAAATTCAGCTAATAAAGAAGTTGAAAGAAAATCATTTCTATCTAAAGAAGTGTTTGCGAAATTAAATGCACAGACTTTAAAAACAGTTCAAAAATCGGGTTTAGATTATTTTCATTTTTCAGAAAAAAATCAAGTTGGTGCAACTTTTGGAGAACGTTTTACAAATGCAATCGAAACTGTTTTTAATAAAGGTTACAAAAATGTTATTACCATTGGTAATGATACTCCTCATTTAAAAACAAAGCATTTAGTAGAAACTGCAAATCAATTTTTAAAAAAAGAGTTGGTTTTAGGACCATCAAAAGATGGTGGTTTTTATTTAATGGGTATTTCTAAAAAGCAGTTTCAAAAAGAAGCTTTTTTAAAATTACCTTGGCAAACCAATCGTTTGCAAAGTTCTATTGTTCAAATAGCAACAAACCAAAAAAATAAAATTTCTTTTTTAGAAGTTTTAAATGATTTAGATGCTAAAGAAGACATTTTAAAAATAGTCAATAGTTTAAAATCGATTAGTTTATCAATATTAAAATTATTAATTGCTCTTGTTTGTATTGATAAAAAAAGCATTAGTATGTACAAATTGTACACTTTAGAAAAATCTTTTTCTAAGCTTTTTAATAAAGGCTCTCCTGTGTTTTTGAATAACTAAACTCGCTACTTTATTCAAAGTCAATTATTCTAAATTCAATCAATTTTTACACAAAATCATTTTTTTAATGAAATCTATTTTTATGTGGATTTTTATGCTGAGTATCAGTATAACCTTTTCGCAAACTAAAATTTCAGGAACAATTACCGATAAAATTTCTGGAGAAAAAATTCCATTTGTAAATGTAGTTTCCTCTTTAGGTATAGGAACAACATCAAATGATAATGGGCAATATGAAATTAATATTTCATCCGAAGACAAAAAACTAATCTTTTCTTTTTTAGGATATAAAACACAAGAGGTTTCTATAGATAACCGGTTGGTTATTAATGTGCAGTTAGAAGAATCTGCCACTAGTTTAAATGAAGTTGTAGTTACTGCTTTGGGTTTAAATAGAAGAACAAAAGAATTGGGTTACGTAGTTCAAGAAATTAAAGCAAAAGATGTTGCTGATGTAAAAACAGTAAATTTTTTAGACAATTTATCAGGAAAATTAGCAGGTGTAACCATTTCTCAAGGGGCTACAGGAGTTGGCTCATCATCAAAAATAACCATTCGTGGCGAAGCTTCTTTTTCAAACAATAACCCACTTTTTATTGTAGATGGAACACCAATAAATAATAATTCTGTTTTTAATTTTACTAACGAAGCAGCTGCTGGTTTTCAAGAAATTGACTTTGGTAATGGAGCAATGGAGGTAAATCCAGATGATATAGAATCTATTACTGTTTTAAAAGGACCAAGTGCTGCTGCATTATATGGAACTCGTGCTTCTAATGGAGTTATTGTTATTAAAACAAAAGATGGTAGTAAAAAGAAAGGATTAGGCATTAGTATTAATTCTTCAATTACCTTCGATGCTGCTTTTCGTTTGCCAGATTTTCAGAATGAATTTGGGCAAGGAAATTCTGGACAGTTTGAATATATAGATGGTTTAGGTGGAGGAATAAATGATAATATTACTTATTCTTGGGGGCCAAGATTAGAGGCTGGAAATTTAGTTAATCAATTTGATAGCCCAGTAACTTTACCAGATGGAACTGTAGTTAGAGGTGGAGATACTTCATTATATACAGGTTTACCAATAACACCAACTTTATTTAAATCTAACTCAGATAATTTAAAAGATTTTTATCAAACAGGGGTTACAATTATTAATAATATTGCGATTAACGATAGTTTTAATAGAGGAGCTTATAGATTGTCTCTAACAGATTTAAGTAGCGAGTCTATAATTCCTGGTGTAAATTTAGATAGAAAAACTGCAGCTTTAAAACTTAATTTTAATCCAACAGAAAAAACGAAAATTACAACTTCATTTTCATATGTAAATTCTAAAAGCGATAATAGACTAGCTAATGGATATGGAAGTGAAAATGCAAATTATTCTTTAGTGGCTTGGGGACCTAGATCTTTAAATATTGATAGTTTACGCGATTATTGGCAACCTGGTTTAGATGGTGTACAGCAATATTCGTTTAATTATACTTTTTTTGATAATCCGTTTTTTATTTTACACGAAAATACCAATTCATTTAACAGAGATCGTGTTTTTGGTAATGTTGCCATCAACCATAAAATCATAGAAAATTTAAGTATTGCTTTGCGTTCTGGGATGGATTATTCTTCAGAAATTAGAGCCTTTAAACGTAATTTTAGTTCCAATCGTTTTAAAAATGGAGCCTATGCAGAACACGATGTTTTTTACCGAGAAATTAATACAGATTTTTTAATTAATTATAATAACAATTTTGGTGATATTTCTTTTGATATTTCACTTGGAGGAAATCGTTTAGATCAAAATGCATCTACCAAACAAACACAAACTACAAATTTGGCTCAGCCTGGTATTTTTAGTTTAAATAATGCAGCTTCACCTATAGAAGTTTTTGAGTTCGAATCAAAAAAACGAATCAACTCCATTTACGGAATTGCAAAATTAGGATATAAAGATTATCTGTTTTTAGATATTACAGGACGTAATGATTGGTCTAGTGCTTTGGCTACACCTTTTTCTGTAGATGGTACATCATTCTTTTATCCTTCAGTATCAACAAGTTTTATTTTGTCTAACTATACAGATTTACCAGAGAATATTTCATTTGCAAAATTAAGAGCAAGTGTTGCACAAGTGGGTAATGATACAGATCCTTATCAAACTTCAGGCGCTTTTGTTTCGCAAACAACTTTTAATGGTCAAGCCACTTTTAGCAATCAAGATTTTATACCAAATTCTAATTTAAAACCAGAAATTACAACTTCTTATGAGTTAGGTGCAGATTTGCGTTTCTTTAAAGATCGATTAAATATAGATTTTACATATTATCATGCTACAACAAAAGACCAAATTATTTCTTTACCAATACCAATTTCTTCGGGTTATAATCAGCAAGTAATTAATGGCGGAAAAGTAAATACAAGTGGTGTAGAAATTATTTTAGGAGGCAAACCTATTAGAAATGAAAACTTTAAATGGAATACCATTTTTAATTTTGCAACCAACAAATCTATAATTAAAAATTTACCACAAAATGATGGTCGTTTAACCTTGGCATATAGTAGAATTTATGATAGTGCAAACCAAACTGTTTGGTTTCAAGTAGAAGAAGGTGGCCAAATAGGCGATATGTATGGAACAGGTTATGAGAAAAACGCTAATGGCGAATTTCTTTTAGATGATGATGGAAGATATATTGCCAATAATGAGTTGATAAAAATCGGGAATTACAATCCTGATTTTACTTTAGGATGGAACAATTCTTTTAGCTACAAAAACTGGAATGCAAACTTTTTGTTTGATTGGAGACAAGGAGGAGAAATTGTATCTAGAACAAGAGCTTTAGGAAATGTTGGTGGGCAATTGGCAGAAACAGCTTACAGACCAGAAGCAGGAATTGTTGCACAAGGCGTTAATATTAATACAGGTTTAGCGAATACAGTAGCAGTAACAGCAGAAAGCTATTACAGACAGTTTTACGATAGAAATCACGAAGAAAATAATGTATATGATGCTTCTTTTTTAAAATTACGTCAATTTTCAATTGGTTATGTTTTAGAGTTAAACGAAGGTTTTTTAGGGTTAAAAAATCCATCTACAATGAACTTTTCTTTTATAGGTAATAACTTATTTGTAATTACAGAAAACCCACATTTCGATCCAGAGCAAGTTGCAGTACAAGGTAATGGTTTTGTAAGTGGAGTAGAAGATATGAGTTATGCAACTAGCAGAAGTTTAGGTTTTAAAGTAAGTTTTAATTTCTAGTTTTCACTAAGGTGAAAAACGCAATAAAAAATAATACAATGAAAAAAATTATATACATATTCGCATTTTTAGGATTTATAACTACAAGTTGCACCAAAGATTTTGAAGAGATAAATACCAACCCAAATGCACCTGTTGCTGTGCAACCCAGTTTGTTGTTAAGACAAGTTATTTACGATTTTGGAGAGCAAATGAGTTACGAAGGTTTTGTGGCAGGAGATTTATTAGCGCAACATAGAACAGCTTTAGATTTTAATTTATTTGATAGACACGATTTAAAAAGTCCGCAATTAGGTGGTAATCCTTGGTCTATTTTTTATGTTAATTTACGTGATAACGAAATCATTTTAAATCAAAGTAGAGAAACAGCAGCTTATACAGTTTACGAAGGCCCTGCTTTAATTTTAAAAGCATACATGGCTGCTGGTTTAACAGATTTATTTGGAGATGTTCCTTATTTTGAGGCCTTTAATGGTGTTGAAGGTTCTGTTACTCCACAATACGATTTACAAGAAGATATTTATCAAAATGAAAACGGAATTCTAGATAATTTAGATAAAGGTATTGCAGCAATTAACGCTTACACAAGTTCTATAGCTTTAGAGGGTGATATTCTGTTTAATGGCGATTTACAATCTTGGATTCAGTTTGCCAATTCTTTAAAAATAAAATATTTAATTCGTATTTCTGATAAGGTTGATGTTTCTTCGGATTTGCAAACTTTATTTAATAATGGAAATTACATCAGTACAAATAGTGAAAATGCAGTATTCGATTTTACAAATTCTGAACCAAACAGTTTTAGGTTGGCACAATTAAGAGTTGGAGATTTCAATAACTTTGTAATGTCTGAAACTATGGAAGAAATTTTGGTTGATTTAGATGATAATAGAATATCAACATTTTTTAGAACTTTTACCAATTCTATAACAAATGAATTTAATGGATTAATTAACGGAATAAATTCTTCTACAACTTCTATAGCTATAGCAGATTATTCGCTTTCAGGTACTATTTTTAGAAAAGATACATCTACCTTAGATGCTAATTTTATGACAGCTTGGGAAACCAGTTTTTTATTAGCAGAAGCTGCAGAAAAAGGATTAATTTCTTCGGATGCAGAAACTTTATATAACTTAGGCGTTGCACAAGCTTTTGAATATTGGCACACAGATTTACCTACAACATATTTAGCAGGAAACGCAAATTATAATGCAACAGGTACAACTCCATTACAACAAATTATTACTCAAAAATGGATAGCTGCTGTAATTAATGGTTATGAAGGTTGGATTGAGTATAGAAGAACAGGTTATCCTGCATTAAAAGATGTTGCTGCAAGTTTAAATAATGGTTTAATTCCTGCAAGAATGCCTTATCCTGCAGAAGCTGCAAGTTTAAATCAAGATAATTATAGTGTGGCAGAAGCAGCAACAAATGGTAATAGTTTAAATGTAAAAGTTTGGTGGAATGAGTAGTTTAAGTATAGTTCATTGGCAATGGTTATTGGTTGTTTGTTCTAGTTTAATATTGTTTTTCTTATCGCCTTTGGCAAAAACAACAGACGAGTTTTTTAAAGCGGTTCATAAAAAGAAAGCGCCCAATACTTTAGTGCTTACAGGTAGTTTAATTATTTCTTGGATTTTTGCAAAAAGCATAACCAACGCCGCTAATTTAGGTTTAGCATTTGGTTTAGTTGGTGGTGTTGCATATTCTGGTTATTACCTTTCTTTTGCAGTAGCTGGTATTATTATTTATCAGCTTAGAACAAAAGGAAATTATAAAAGTATTCACGAATTTTTAAACACAAAATTTGGAAAAAAAGCAGTAGCCATTTTTTCTATTTTAATTGCTTTTCGATTGTTTAATGAAGTATGGAGTAACACTATGGTTATAGGTAATTATTTTGGAGAACAAGGTGCTGCATCTTACTATTGGGCAATTGTTGTTTTTACTTTTTTAACTTTAAGTTATGCTTTAAAAGGCGGTTTAAGTAGTTCTATTTTTACAGATGTAATTCAAATGGTTTTATTTGCTATTTTGTTGATGGTAATTTTATGTACTATTTTTTCTACGGATAATTTCTCATCAAAAGAAATTATAAACTCTGGAACTTGGAACTTTGAATTAGGTTTAAATTTATTTTTTGCAGCACTTTTACAATCATTTAGTTATCCTTTTCATGATCCTGTTTTAACTGATAGAGGTTTTATAACATCTCCTAAAGTAACACGAAAAAGTTTTTTATGGGCTGCATTGTTAGGCGCTTTTTGCATTATATTTTTTAGTTTTATTGGTATTTATGCTCAAACAAAAGGTATGCAAGGTCAAGCTGCAGTAGATGTGGGTAAAGCATTTGGTGTTGTTATTCTATTAGTAATTAATTTTATTATGATAACTTCTGCAGCATCTACTTTAGATTCTACCTTTTCATCATTCTCTAAGTTATTAGTTATTGATTTAAAACTTAAAAAAACAGTTTTTTTTGGAAGAATTACAATGATTACTGTTGCTGTTTTAGGTACAATACCTGTGTTTTTAAATGCAGAAATTTTATCTGCAACCACTATTTCTGGAACGATGGTTATTGGACTAACTCCTATTTTTATTTTCTGGAATAAAGAAGTGCCTAAATCTAGTTTTTATTGGTCTATTTTTTGTGGTTTGTTTTTTGGAATCTTGTTGGTTTTTAATCTTTTTCCAGAAGAGTTAATTTTTACAAAAGGTAAATATGCAAGTTTACTTTGGTCTAATCTTTGGGGAATTTTATGTTGTACCCTTTTATATTTTATTCCTAAATGGGTCAAATAATAGAAAATATAGGTAATATATCTGGTAAGATGCTACTTTTTGGCGGTGTATATAGTAATTTACAAGCCTTAGAAGCTTTAAAGCAAATAGCAGAAAAAGAAAATATTCTTCCAGAGAATTGTATTTCTACAGGAGATCTTGTTGGGTATTGTGCACAACCAGAAGAAACGGTAGAATTGTTTAAATTATGGGGTGCAAAAAGTATTGTTGGTAATGTAGAAATTCAGTTAAGAGAAAATGCAGAAGATTGTGGTTGCGATTTTCGAGAAGGTTCTAGGTGCGATGATTTCTCTCAGCAATGGTATCCTTATGCACAAAGTAAACTATCAGAAAACTCTTTAGATTTTTTAAAAACATTGCCTAATCACATCAACTTTAATTATGCAAATAAAAGTGTTACTGTAGTTCATGGATCTTATTTTAACGTTTCCGAATTTATTTTTAAATCTACAGATTGGTACAATAAAAAAACAAATTTTGAAG contains:
- a CDS encoding TIGR04282 family arsenosugar biosynthesis glycosyltransferase produces the protein MNNKTAILIFANSANKEVERKSFLSKEVFAKLNAQTLKTVQKSGLDYFHFSEKNQVGATFGERFTNAIETVFNKGYKNVITIGNDTPHLKTKHLVETANQFLKKELVLGPSKDGGFYLMGISKKQFQKEAFLKLPWQTNRLQSSIVQIATNQKNKISFLEVLNDLDAKEDILKIVNSLKSISLSILKLLIALVCIDKKSISMYKLYTLEKSFSKLFNKGSPVFLNN
- a CDS encoding SusC/RagA family TonB-linked outer membrane protein; this encodes MKSIFMWIFMLSISITFSQTKISGTITDKISGEKIPFVNVVSSLGIGTTSNDNGQYEINISSEDKKLIFSFLGYKTQEVSIDNRLVINVQLEESATSLNEVVVTALGLNRRTKELGYVVQEIKAKDVADVKTVNFLDNLSGKLAGVTISQGATGVGSSSKITIRGEASFSNNNPLFIVDGTPINNNSVFNFTNEAAAGFQEIDFGNGAMEVNPDDIESITVLKGPSAAALYGTRASNGVIVIKTKDGSKKKGLGISINSSITFDAAFRLPDFQNEFGQGNSGQFEYIDGLGGGINDNITYSWGPRLEAGNLVNQFDSPVTLPDGTVVRGGDTSLYTGLPITPTLFKSNSDNLKDFYQTGVTIINNIAINDSFNRGAYRLSLTDLSSESIIPGVNLDRKTAALKLNFNPTEKTKITTSFSYVNSKSDNRLANGYGSENANYSLVAWGPRSLNIDSLRDYWQPGLDGVQQYSFNYTFFDNPFFILHENTNSFNRDRVFGNVAINHKIIENLSIALRSGMDYSSEIRAFKRNFSSNRFKNGAYAEHDVFYREINTDFLINYNNNFGDISFDISLGGNRLDQNASTKQTQTTNLAQPGIFSLNNAASPIEVFEFESKKRINSIYGIAKLGYKDYLFLDITGRNDWSSALATPFSVDGTSFFYPSVSTSFILSNYTDLPENISFAKLRASVAQVGNDTDPYQTSGAFVSQTTFNGQATFSNQDFIPNSNLKPEITTSYELGADLRFFKDRLNIDFTYYHATTKDQIISLPIPISSGYNQQVINGGKVNTSGVEIILGGKPIRNENFKWNTIFNFATNKSIIKNLPQNDGRLTLAYSRIYDSANQTVWFQVEEGGQIGDMYGTGYEKNANGEFLLDDDGRYIANNELIKIGNYNPDFTLGWNNSFSYKNWNANFLFDWRQGGEIVSRTRALGNVGGQLAETAYRPEAGIVAQGVNINTGLANTVAVTAESYYRQFYDRNHEENNVYDASFLKLRQFSIGYVLELNEGFLGLKNPSTMNFSFIGNNLFVITENPHFDPEQVAVQGNGFVSGVEDMSYATSRSLGFKVSFNF
- a CDS encoding SusD/RagB family nutrient-binding outer membrane lipoprotein; this encodes MKKIIYIFAFLGFITTSCTKDFEEINTNPNAPVAVQPSLLLRQVIYDFGEQMSYEGFVAGDLLAQHRTALDFNLFDRHDLKSPQLGGNPWSIFYVNLRDNEIILNQSRETAAYTVYEGPALILKAYMAAGLTDLFGDVPYFEAFNGVEGSVTPQYDLQEDIYQNENGILDNLDKGIAAINAYTSSIALEGDILFNGDLQSWIQFANSLKIKYLIRISDKVDVSSDLQTLFNNGNYISTNSENAVFDFTNSEPNSFRLAQLRVGDFNNFVMSETMEEILVDLDDNRISTFFRTFTNSITNEFNGLINGINSSTTSIAIADYSLSGTIFRKDTSTLDANFMTAWETSFLLAEAAEKGLISSDAETLYNLGVAQAFEYWHTDLPTTYLAGNANYNATGTTPLQQIITQKWIAAVINGYEGWIEYRRTGYPALKDVAASLNNGLIPARMPYPAEAASLNQDNYSVAEAATNGNSLNVKVWWNE
- a CDS encoding sodium:solute symporter family transporter; the encoded protein is MSSLSIVHWQWLLVVCSSLILFFLSPLAKTTDEFFKAVHKKKAPNTLVLTGSLIISWIFAKSITNAANLGLAFGLVGGVAYSGYYLSFAVAGIIIYQLRTKGNYKSIHEFLNTKFGKKAVAIFSILIAFRLFNEVWSNTMVIGNYFGEQGAASYYWAIVVFTFLTLSYALKGGLSSSIFTDVIQMVLFAILLMVILCTIFSTDNFSSKEIINSGTWNFELGLNLFFAALLQSFSYPFHDPVLTDRGFITSPKVTRKSFLWAALLGAFCIIFFSFIGIYAQTKGMQGQAAVDVGKAFGVVILLVINFIMITSAASTLDSTFSSFSKLLVIDLKLKKTVFFGRITMITVAVLGTIPVFLNAEILSATTISGTMVIGLTPIFIFWNKEVPKSSFYWSIFCGLFFGILLVFNLFPEELIFTKGKYASLLWSNLWGILCCTLLYFIPKWVK
- a CDS encoding metallophosphoesterase family protein, which produces MGQIIENIGNISGKMLLFGGVYSNLQALEALKQIAEKENILPENCISTGDLVGYCAQPEETVELFKLWGAKSIVGNVEIQLRENAEDCGCDFREGSRCDDFSQQWYPYAQSKLSENSLDFLKTLPNHINFNYANKSVTVVHGSYFNVSEFIFKSTDWYNKKTNFEATKSDVIIAGHCGLPFHHQEENKIWLNPGVIGMPANDGSPNVWYVILNDWQESFKFTHHTLAYNYKLTSRLMRNGLLPKEYARTIVTGIWDNTEILPAFESGLQGFGIQL